A stretch of Brassica napus cultivar Da-Ae chromosome C6, Da-Ae, whole genome shotgun sequence DNA encodes these proteins:
- the LOC106345688 gene encoding uncharacterized protein LOC106345688 — MSPSRRKANGSRCSCIGGEIDGISGGESFDLTCTHCNGSDSIKSDPASSWFLSSLSETKLDDSEKLRRIIVASLKGFSIGTGIKGGLALFSIIVRFARRRSSSKSRRTGDFSNSEAISMGIKETLRYGLFLGTFAGTFVSVDEAICSLVGHQRTAKWRALFAGLVAGPSMLLTGPNTTHTSLAVYILMRAAVLASRCGIKSKRFGSICKPLTWEHGDLFLMCLSSSQILSAYILKQESLPSSYKSFLNKHSGKDLSILQGIKDLASAKPFTNLRAIEKHYKSVGVDIKLDPNMKIPCSMIHGGESCTKHGFTFFLQAYMRALPVYVPVYLIPALIVHRQDLLKKQYSILGKGLFGTARSSLFLSTYCTSAWVWTCLLFRTLDTCNIPLVAIATFPTGLALAIEKKSRRIEISLYCLARAIESFFTSMTEAGYIRPPKILRRADVVVFSVSTAIIMHCYAQEREVFRSKYLNVLDWVFGVPPPPPPPLSSEET; from the exons ATGTCGCCGTCTCGCCGAAAGGCGAACGGTTCTCGCTGCTCATGTATCGGTGGTGAAATCGATGGAATCTCCGGCGGCGAATCGTTTGACCTTACATGCACGCATTGCAACGGTTCCGATTCGATTAAATCTGATCCCGCTTCGTCTTGGTTTCTGTCTTCTTTATCTGAAACGAAACTGGATGACTCGGAGAAGCTGCGTCGAATCATCGTCGCTTCCCTCAAAGGATTCTCCATAGGTACGGGGATTAAAGGTGGATTAGCTCTTTTCTCTATCATTGTTCGTTTCGCTCGCCGTAGATCTTCTTCTAAATCGAG GAGAACCGGTGATTTCTCGAATAGTGAAGCTATTTCCATGGGGATTAAGGAGACACTAAGATACGGACTGTTCTTGGGAACTTTTGCTGGTACTTTTGTCTCCGTAGACGAAGCTATTTGTTCTCTTGTAGGACACCAAAG AACTGCAAAGTGGAGGGCTCTGTTTGCTGGTTTAGTTGCTGGGCCATCGATGCTTCTCACTGGACCAAACACAACACACACGAGTTTGGCTGTTTACATCCTGATGCGTGCGGCGGTTCTTGCGTCCCGGTGCGGCATTAAAAGCAAACGGTTTGGTTCCATTTGCAAGCCGCTTACTTGGGAACATGGGGACTTGTTTCTCATGTGTCTCTCATCTTCTCAGATTTT GTCTGCTTACATTTTAAAGCAAGAAAGTCTTCCTTCATCCTATAAGTCCTTCCTTAACAAACATAGTGGGAAGGATCTTTCTATCTTACAAGGCATCAAAGATCTTGCAAGCGCCAAACCATTCACCAATTTAAGGgcaattgagaaacattacaagtCTGTTGGAGTTGATATCAAACTTGATCCCAACATGAAAATCCCATGTTCG ATGATACATGGAGGTGAATCATGTACTAAGCACGGTTTTACATTTTTCCTTCAAGCTTACATGAGGGCGCTACCTGTCTACGTCCCTGTCTACTTGATTCCAGCGCTGATAGTCCATCGCCAAGACCTACtaaaaaa GCAATACTCTATACTTGGCAAGGGTCTTTTTGGCACAGCGAGATCTAGTTTGTTTCTCTCCACTTACTGCACTTCTGCCTG GGTTTGGACTTGCCTACTTTTCCGGACACTTGATACATGCAACATACCACTCGTGGCCATAGCAACG TTCCCAACAGGACTGGCCTTGGCAATTGAAAAGAAAAGCAGAAGGATAGAGATATCACTATACTGCTTAGCGAGGGCAATAGAGAGCTTCTTCACTTCCATGACGGAGGCAGGATACATTCGACCGCCCAAGATTCTTAGAAGAGCAGATGTAGTCGTGTTCAGCGTTTCGACAGCTATTATAATGCACTGCTACGCGCAGGAGAGGGAGGTATTTCGATCAAAATATTTGAACGTCCTAGATTGGGTTTTCGGTGTtcctcctccacctcctcctcctctttctTCTGAAGAAACCTAG